In Acidobacteriota bacterium, the genomic window CTCATCGCAGAGCAGCAACCCCGGCCGCCGGATCAGCGCCCGGGCGATGGCGGTGCGCTGGCGTTCACCGCCGGATAGCTGCGCCGGGCGATGGTCCAGGCGGTGGCTCAGCCCCACCCGCTCCAACAACCGCCGGGCGCGCTCCTCCGGTGCCTCATCCCCTGCATCCTGCCCGGGGAAGGCGAGGGTCGGTAGCAGCACGTTCTCCAGCAGCGAATACTGAGGCAGCAGGTGGTGATCCTGAAACACGAAGCCGATGGTGCGGTTGCGGAAGCGGGCCAGGGCCTTCTCCTCGAGGGCGAAGGGATCGGTGCCGCCGATCTCCAACCGGCCGTCGGTGGGAGCGTCGAGGGTTCCCAGGATGTGCAGCAGGGTGCTCTTGCCACAGCCGGAAGGGCCGGTGATGGCCAGCGCCTCGCCGGAGTCCGCAGCCAGATCGATGCCGGAGAGCACCTCCAGTGGCCCGGCGCCGGTGTCGAAGACCCGGGTCACTCCCTCGAGACGGAAGGAGGCCCCGGCGCCGTTCTTGGAAGATTCGTGAGACGATTCGCTCATGCTCCCTCCTTCGCCTCCGCAATGCGCGCCGCCAGCTCTGGCGGAATCGCCATGCTCTCCAACCCCTTGGGGCCGCCGAAGCGACAACAGGCGGCGGCCAGCCGCCCCTCCGCCACCAGCCGGTCGCCGATCTTGAACTCGAATTCGTAGGTCATGGACCGCTGCCCCTTGCGCTGAACCCGCAGGCGGATGTCCAGCACGTCCTCGAAACGCGCCGGGCTGCGGTATTCGCAGTGGGCCATGAGCCGCGGCCATCCCGCCTCCGCTCCCTCGTGGGTGAAGGCGACGCTGGTGCCCAGATGGCGGAGGAATTCATGCTCGACGCTCTCCATATAGATGAAGAATCGAGAAAAGTGCATCATCCCCGCGGTATCGGTGTCGGAGAACTCCACCCGCCGGGTGGTGCGGTACTCGGCGATGGGCTCCATCGAGGACTCGACGGGCGGATTGGCGGGGGGGACGGTGGTCTGGCTCATGATCAGGCTCCCGAGGCGATGGGTTCCGACAGCGTTCCGTTCCCGAGGATAGCGCGATAGACCTCCAAGAGGTTCTCCGCCGCCGCATCGGCGCCGTGGAGGCGGCGAACCTCCCGCCGCCCGGACTCCGACAGCCGTCGCCGTAACTCCGGATCCTGCCGCAGCTCATCCAGCGCCGCCCCCACCGACTCCGCCGATTGGGACTCCACCAACACCCCACCGCCGGTGGTCTCCACAAGCTCCGGGAACGCCCCGTGCCGCGGCAACACCACCGGCACACCACTGGCCAGGGCCTCCAGGGCGAAGAGGCCCTTGGGCTCGTGATAGACCGTTGGCACCGAGAGCACGTCCAGGCTATGGAGGAAGCTCACCTTGCCGGCGCGGTCCACCTCTCCCACATAGTCAAGGCATTCCGCCAGTCCCCACTCTCCCAGGCGCCGCCGCTGCTCTTCGAAGAAAGCCTCGTCCTTCGGTGCCAGATAGCCCGCCACCCGCAGCCGCACCGCGTCCTTCCCGGCCCGCTGCGCCAGCTCCCGAAAGCCCTCGACGGCGAGGCCGAAGCCCTTCTCCGGGCAGATGCGGGCCAGGTAGCCGACGGTGAACCGCCGGTCGCCGTCCTTCTCTGCATCAGGCTCCGGCGCCGGGAAATCCTCCAGGTTGAGCCCCAACGGCACCACCGACACCGCATCCTCCGCCAGCCCCATGAGCTTGGACATATGCCCGGCGTAGTAGCGGCTGTGGGCGACGAAGCCGTCCACGTCGCCGCGCTTCTCCTCCAGCAATTGCAGGGCTCGGCTGTGGTAGGGCTCGATGAGCTCGTCGAGGAAGAGATCCTCCCCCTGGAGGGAGCACACCACCGGCACACCCAGCTCCTCCCGCAGCCGATGGCCGAGGCCCAGGAAGAGGGAGTTCTGCAGGTGGATGATCTCCGGCTTCAAATCCGTCGCCAGCCACTCCACCAGCTGCTCCAAGGCTTCGCGGGTGGGGCCGTGCTCTCCTTCCAGCACCGCCAGGGTCAGCTCCCCCAGCTCCTTGGCGTCGGCGGAGGAACCCAGCCGGCCGACCCAATCCAGCAGCCTGGGGCGGTCCAGCCATCGCCCCAGGGGCCGCAGGAGCTTCCCCAGCCGCGGCGCCCGCACCGCCAGGTAGGTATTCACCGCGCCGAAAAAAACGCGGTCGATGCTGACGTTGGTCTCGTCGGTGCGCAGCGGCGTGTAGAGAGGCACCAGCACCGCGTCGTGGCCCTGCCGCTGGAGGGTGGAGGCCAGGGTGTTGTCGTGGATGCAGCTGCCGCAGTACATGCCCGCCGCTCCGCCGGAGAGAAACGCGATCTTCATCCTCTGCCTCCTTCGAAGCGGCTGGCTTCTGCCTCAGCGACACGGGATGGGTTGGGGAAGAAAGAGTCCACCTGTTCTTTGGGCGGCGGCGCCGAGAGCAGCGAGCCCACCACCATCGCCACCGCCGAGGCGGCGAACATCACCGCCACCGGCATCACGCCGGTACCGCCGACGGTGTACCCCGCCACCGAGCCGCCGCGCAGGAAGAGCAGCACCCAGGTTACCGCTACGGTGATCACCGCTGCCAGCGCTCCCGTGGCGGTGCTCTGGCGCCAATAGAGCGCCGCCACCACCACCGGCAGCAGCGCCGCGTACCCGCTGAAGCACCACACGCCGAGGCGGAAGATGGTGGGCGGCGTGACCAGGGAGATGAGATAGGTGACCAGCAGCAGCCCAAAGACGAAACCCCGCCCCAAGAGCACCTGCCGACGCTCCGTCAGCCCGGGGAAACGGCGCCCCACCACGTCCTGGGTGAAGAGGGTGCTGAGGGAGAGCACCTGGGAATCCAGCGACGACATGATGGCGGCGAAGACCCCCGCGGTGAGCAGCCCCGCCAACGCCGCCGGCGCGTGACGGCCGATCATCGCCACCAGCACGCCGCTGGTCTCCGGCCCGGTGAGTCCCGGCAGATCCCCCGCGGCGATCACCCCCACCAAGACGCTGGGGATCCACACCGCCGCCACGCAGAGCGGATAGGCGATGACCGGCAGCTTGAAGGAGCTCGAGCTCTTGGCCGACAGCCAATGCTGGAAGATGTGGGGGAACATGCCCACGGACAGGGGAACGAAGGTGTAGGTCAGCAGCGTCCATGGCGACAGCGCCTCGCCACGGATGAGCAACTGCGGTGCAGTCTCCGCCACTGTCGCCAGCGCCGCCGACAGCCCCCCCAGATCCTTCACGATGAGCACCGACGCCACCCCACCCAGGGTCATGAAGACGAGGGTCTGAAAAGTATTGACCCAGCTCGTCCCCCGCAGCCCTCCGTAGCTGACATAGAGCGCCACCACCCCGGTAATTACCAGCCCACCGACCCAGCTGGGGATGGCCCCGCCGGAAATCTGCCGGATCGCCACTCCCCCACCGAGGATGCCGATGAGCAGATACGGAATCAGAAAGCCCACCAGCAGGA contains:
- a CDS encoding ABC transporter ATP-binding protein → MSESSHESSKNGAGASFRLEGVTRVFDTGAGPLEVLSGIDLAADSGEALAITGPSGCGKSTLLHILGTLDAPTDGRLEIGGTDPFALEEKALARFRNRTIGFVFQDHHLLPQYSLLENVLLPTLAFPGQDAGDEAPEERARRLLERVGLSHRLDHRPAQLSGGERQRTAIARALIRRPGLLLCDEPTGNLDQGTAEEVAALLFELRQQEGNTLVVITHSPELAERFPRRIELKDGRCYEA
- a CDS encoding thioesterase family protein; translation: MSQTTVPPANPPVESSMEPIAEYRTTRRVEFSDTDTAGMMHFSRFFIYMESVEHEFLRHLGTSVAFTHEGAEAGWPRLMAHCEYRSPARFEDVLDIRLRVQRKGQRSMTYEFEFKIGDRLVAEGRLAAACCRFGGPKGLESMAIPPELAARIAEAKEGA
- a CDS encoding glycosyltransferase family 4 protein — encoded protein: MKIAFLSGGAAGMYCGSCIHDNTLASTLQRQGHDAVLVPLYTPLRTDETNVSIDRVFFGAVNTYLAVRAPRLGKLLRPLGRWLDRPRLLDWVGRLGSSADAKELGELTLAVLEGEHGPTREALEQLVEWLATDLKPEIIHLQNSLFLGLGHRLREELGVPVVCSLQGEDLFLDELIEPYHSRALQLLEEKRGDVDGFVAHSRYYAGHMSKLMGLAEDAVSVVPLGLNLEDFPAPEPDAEKDGDRRFTVGYLARICPEKGFGLAVEGFRELAQRAGKDAVRLRVAGYLAPKDEAFFEEQRRRLGEWGLAECLDYVGEVDRAGKVSFLHSLDVLSVPTVYHEPKGLFALEALASGVPVVLPRHGAFPELVETTGGGVLVESQSAESVGAALDELRQDPELRRRLSESGRREVRRLHGADAAAENLLEVYRAILGNGTLSEPIASGA
- a CDS encoding sodium:solute symporter family protein; the protein is MTLTLGILSAYLLLVISIGLASHRLFRGTGEDFFLATRTIGPFILLMSLFGTHMTAFSLLGASAEAHRRGILVFGLMASSSALMVPLVFLFVGTRLWAVGKRLGFQTQVQFFVRRYGSPTLGLLLFVLLVGFLIPYLLIGILGGGVAIRQISGGAIPSWVGGLVITGVVALYVSYGGLRGTSWVNTFQTLVFMTLGGVASVLIVKDLGGLSAALATVAETAPQLLIRGEALSPWTLLTYTFVPLSVGMFPHIFQHWLSAKSSSSFKLPVIAYPLCVAAVWIPSVLVGVIAAGDLPGLTGPETSGVLVAMIGRHAPAALAGLLTAGVFAAIMSSLDSQVLSLSTLFTQDVVGRRFPGLTERRQVLLGRGFVFGLLLVTYLISLVTPPTIFRLGVWCFSGYAALLPVVVAALYWRQSTATGALAAVITVAVTWVLLFLRGGSVAGYTVGGTGVMPVAVMFAASAVAMVVGSLLSAPPPKEQVDSFFPNPSRVAEAEASRFEGGRG